In Vibrio tritonius, the following are encoded in one genomic region:
- a CDS encoding AIPR family protein: MEQSVQEFFHDFKQDLLAGAEASSSFQLSQFLETVAQELIDTGFLEGFELCHYRAQKGMRVDGYWFNDEGTLDLFIADFDCREELGSLTKTNVDSAFRRVAKFFESSKNKELFKDLEETAPVYGLSRQLYDRGRAIRKVNFYLFSEQALSGRVSAIEDGEIAGVPASYHIWDVSRLQRQQSSRGHKEILDINFPDAYGTGVSCLPAHLGSDSYKSYLIVIPATILSAMYEKYGARLLEQNVRCFLQARGNVNKGIRSTIINEPQMFFAYNNGITATAQEVEVRQGDSGLEVVSMKDLQIVNGGQTTASLFHTSRKDNVSLEGIFVQMKLSVIDSEQSEIVVPKISEYANTQNKVNAADFFSNHPFHIRMEEFSRRIWAPAKQGALRETKWFYERARGQYADAQSKLTQGEKKKFQAENPKLQMFTKTDLAKFENVWDDAPRFVNLGAQKNFAQYAKRIGSEWVKSPEAFSEFYYKRAIARAILFRKTEKLVSAQPWYNGGYRANIVAYTLALLGHYASKLGKSIDFMRIWSAQFIADDLERAIEVTSELVHDEITQPQQGISNVTEWCKKEGCWQRLKERSAELEDVLSQDFKDSLISNDLVLSETKQARKVQKMDDGIEAQKMVLNISAIKWKRLLERFSSAVTLSHKDIGILNVAVQIPNKIPTEKQSLILVDLLKRAKDEGIEIENL; the protein is encoded by the coding sequence ATGGAACAGTCCGTCCAGGAGTTTTTTCATGATTTCAAACAGGATTTGTTAGCTGGTGCAGAAGCTAGTAGCAGTTTTCAATTGTCGCAGTTTTTGGAAACCGTTGCACAAGAGTTGATAGATACAGGATTTCTGGAAGGGTTTGAACTTTGTCACTATCGTGCACAAAAAGGAATGAGAGTTGATGGTTATTGGTTTAATGATGAAGGAACATTAGATCTCTTTATAGCTGACTTCGATTGTAGAGAAGAGTTGGGATCACTGACGAAAACTAACGTTGATAGCGCTTTCAGACGAGTGGCAAAATTTTTTGAGTCGAGTAAAAACAAAGAATTGTTCAAAGATCTCGAAGAGACTGCTCCTGTGTATGGCCTATCAAGGCAGCTCTATGATCGCGGAAGGGCAATAAGAAAGGTTAATTTTTATTTGTTTTCTGAGCAAGCGCTGAGCGGACGAGTTAGCGCAATTGAAGATGGCGAAATTGCTGGTGTGCCAGCTTCATATCATATTTGGGATGTGTCGAGGCTACAACGACAACAAAGCTCTCGAGGTCATAAGGAAATCCTTGATATAAATTTCCCTGATGCTTATGGAACAGGGGTTTCATGTCTGCCAGCTCATTTAGGTTCAGATTCTTACAAATCTTATCTGATAGTAATCCCAGCAACTATTTTGTCAGCTATGTATGAAAAATATGGTGCTCGTTTGCTAGAGCAAAACGTTCGATGTTTTTTACAAGCACGAGGTAATGTTAACAAAGGCATCAGAAGTACTATTATCAATGAGCCGCAAATGTTCTTTGCATACAACAATGGTATTACAGCCACTGCTCAGGAGGTAGAAGTCAGACAAGGGGATTCTGGGCTTGAGGTAGTGAGTATGAAAGATCTGCAAATAGTGAATGGTGGTCAAACTACAGCTTCTCTATTTCACACGAGTCGTAAAGATAATGTTTCACTTGAAGGTATTTTTGTTCAGATGAAACTATCTGTTATTGATAGTGAACAAAGCGAAATAGTAGTACCTAAAATCTCGGAATATGCAAACACCCAGAACAAGGTTAATGCTGCTGATTTTTTCTCAAATCATCCTTTTCATATTCGCATGGAAGAGTTTTCGAGACGTATATGGGCTCCTGCCAAGCAAGGAGCATTACGTGAGACTAAGTGGTTCTATGAGCGAGCTCGTGGTCAATATGCTGATGCACAGAGTAAGCTTACTCAAGGTGAAAAGAAAAAGTTCCAAGCAGAAAATCCCAAGCTGCAGATGTTTACTAAAACCGATCTGGCTAAATTTGAGAATGTTTGGGATGACGCTCCTAGGTTCGTTAACCTCGGAGCCCAGAAAAACTTTGCACAATATGCGAAGCGAATTGGTTCTGAATGGGTAAAATCACCTGAAGCGTTTAGCGAGTTTTATTATAAAAGAGCCATCGCTCGTGCCATCCTCTTTAGAAAAACAGAAAAGCTGGTTTCCGCTCAACCATGGTACAACGGCGGCTATAGAGCAAATATTGTAGCTTATACTTTAGCTCTTCTAGGGCACTATGCGTCCAAGCTCGGTAAGTCTATAGATTTCATGCGGATATGGAGTGCTCAGTTCATTGCTGATGATTTGGAGCGAGCGATCGAGGTTACCTCTGAACTAGTGCATGATGAGATAACTCAACCTCAACAAGGAATTTCTAACGTTACTGAGTGGTGTAAAAAAGAAGGGTGCTGGCAAAGATTAAAAGAAAGATCTGCTGAACTTGAAGATGTTCTGTCACAAGATTTTAAGGATAGTCTAATTTCAAATGACCTTGTGTTGAGTGAGACAAAACAAGCACGAAAAGTACAGAAAATGGATGATGGAATAGAAGCTCAGAAGATGGTACTGAATATTTCAGCCATAAAGTGGAAAAGGTTATTGGAACGATTTAGCTCTGCTGTGACTTTATCCCATAAAGATATTGGGATTTTAAACGTTGCCGTTCAGATCCCGAATAAAATACCAACAGAAAAACAGAGTTTAATTCTTGTCGATTTGCTCAAAAGGGCTAAAGATGAAGGAATAGAGATTGAAAATTTATAG
- a CDS encoding PD-(D/E)XK motif protein — MTRNRPWDDIKTPTEDLSVRQIRDSQYLPLYWGKDVNGRCVFIYEINEDGTKIFQENLVCIHGIKIDFRVLSTTGNQGLILVLEKHVDQDLFYSLCETLVDELSKISDPLVGLSVALSQIKRWKAFLAGKQSRVLSAEEIRGLFSELKFLQQMLDQMDNELDALDSWQGPEASHQDFIFSDTAVEVKSLSGRERNTVKISSEDQLESLSSSLFLKVFRLIDMPESKASISLNELVKIVEETLTEAEAIDMFDTKLAKVGYVKMLNYDKPKFVIAEEQTYRVEGEFPKIVRSELSEGLIRVGYEIKLESIRGFLCEDKHVWGK, encoded by the coding sequence ATGACGAGGAATAGGCCTTGGGATGATATAAAGACACCTACTGAAGATTTAAGTGTAAGGCAAATCAGAGACAGTCAATATCTTCCGTTGTATTGGGGGAAGGATGTAAATGGGCGATGTGTTTTTATTTATGAAATTAATGAAGATGGAACCAAGATATTTCAGGAAAACCTAGTATGCATTCATGGGATCAAAATCGACTTTAGAGTGCTTAGTACTACTGGAAATCAAGGCCTGATTTTGGTTCTGGAAAAACATGTAGATCAAGATCTCTTTTACAGCTTATGCGAAACTTTGGTTGATGAACTCTCTAAGATATCAGATCCGTTGGTTGGCTTGTCAGTTGCCCTTTCTCAGATAAAACGATGGAAAGCATTTTTGGCAGGAAAACAAAGTCGTGTACTGAGTGCAGAAGAAATAAGGGGACTGTTCAGTGAACTTAAGTTTCTACAACAGATGCTTGACCAAATGGATAACGAACTGGATGCATTAGATTCATGGCAGGGCCCCGAAGCATCTCATCAGGATTTTATATTTTCAGATACCGCTGTAGAAGTTAAATCACTTTCCGGTCGTGAGAGAAATACAGTAAAAATATCTTCAGAAGATCAGCTCGAAAGCTTGAGTAGCAGTCTGTTTCTTAAAGTCTTTAGGTTGATTGATATGCCTGAATCAAAAGCGTCAATTTCCTTGAACGAATTAGTAAAGATAGTTGAGGAGACACTAACGGAGGCTGAAGCTATAGATATGTTTGATACCAAACTGGCTAAAGTCGGGTATGTAAAGATGCTCAATTACGATAAGCCTAAATTTGTCATTGCTGAAGAACAAACGTATCGAGTCGAAGGCGAGTTTCCAAAGATTGTTAGATCTGAGTTAAGTGAGGGTCTTATAAGAGTTGGTTATGAAATTAAGTTAGAAAGCATTCGGGGTTTTTTATGCGAAGATAAGCATGTATGGGGGAAGTAA
- a CDS encoding Z1 domain-containing protein, whose translation MGNDKENLEAKKNFTVSLITAAKARWSDYVPTREEVDALAVDLAKILGLDEHDAVSCANDAYYEIDSRMGLGISLVDPEATHDKEWVYKRKDIEWFYSDAYEKHLKKEKWSPTVVQSLSDVGTKILGHLQDPTSPGVWDRRGLVIGHVQSGKTANYLGLVAKAADAGYKFIIVIAGVHNNLRRQTQERVDEGFVGRTKYEEGWKTVGVGHGFNNDEHPISLTNIYSDFSKRTADDSGWTINNYNNPVVLVIKKNVSTLKSLYRWLDELNTKGLGRISDVPMLMIDDEADNASINTKKEDNDPTQTNRRIREILSLFEKSSYVGYTATPFANIFINPDAYGDEKLREELFPRDFIYCLDAPTTYFGPDRVFLDDDSSTRILEPIKDAENYIPFVHRKDFDVLDLPPSLYKAIRQFVVVKTIRNLRGQQQKHCSMLVNVSRFVDVQALVRTHINVYLKKLKEAIKANYLMPDAVSQKNENMAQLKKVFESDFVDVGVSWEELKPALCDSADSIRTFVVNSKSDEPLDYKKYERDGHGLTAIAVGGLSLSRGLTIEGLCISYMYRNTKMYDTLMQMGRWFGYRSGYDDLCRVHLPQDSIDWYSHIAISSEDLRDQVIQMRLDGLSPKDFGLYVMSHPDTLLVTAANKMRSAENITVRQSYSEKAVESDILPNEISKNNFNRDLIVRYWKDDFGVKDRGFLPSEEGKGWYLSSADTRSIIKFLNEFKCVSKMSDKKNFALKYLNSIVTRFPYSDVVLISEKESTTEHDYSLSPNRRKATYSEKDNTWSVNQGRVGGRHEHYGLSEPQKDNAMKKAVTDAKEKGKEIKKPADRYYRVERNKPLLMIYNLNLVDGEKSNFPVPAFVLSFPKVDYFHTVSVVANRVYLGKSIGVDLDTLIRDEAADDEE comes from the coding sequence ATGGGGAATGATAAAGAAAACTTGGAGGCAAAAAAGAATTTTACTGTTTCCTTGATCACTGCGGCAAAAGCACGTTGGTCAGATTATGTTCCAACACGAGAAGAAGTTGATGCCTTAGCTGTCGATCTAGCAAAGATATTAGGTCTTGATGAACATGATGCAGTAAGTTGTGCTAATGACGCTTACTATGAAATAGATTCCAGAATGGGATTGGGTATTTCGCTTGTCGATCCTGAGGCAACTCATGATAAAGAATGGGTTTATAAGCGTAAGGATATTGAATGGTTTTATTCTGATGCATATGAAAAGCACCTAAAAAAAGAGAAGTGGTCTCCTACAGTTGTTCAGTCTTTGAGTGATGTTGGTACGAAAATACTTGGTCATCTTCAAGACCCAACATCACCCGGCGTTTGGGATCGACGTGGATTGGTGATTGGTCACGTGCAATCGGGTAAAACAGCGAATTACTTAGGATTGGTGGCAAAAGCTGCTGATGCTGGATACAAATTCATTATAGTTATAGCTGGTGTTCATAATAATCTTCGTAGGCAGACTCAAGAGCGGGTTGATGAAGGTTTTGTAGGTCGTACTAAGTATGAAGAAGGCTGGAAGACGGTTGGTGTTGGTCATGGTTTTAATAATGATGAACACCCAATCTCTCTCACTAATATTTATTCAGATTTTAGTAAGCGAACTGCTGATGATAGCGGTTGGACAATCAACAATTATAATAATCCGGTTGTCTTGGTTATTAAGAAAAATGTTTCAACTCTTAAGTCTCTTTACCGTTGGCTGGACGAGCTTAATACTAAAGGACTAGGAAGAATCTCTGACGTCCCAATGCTAATGATTGATGATGAAGCTGATAATGCATCAATTAACACCAAAAAAGAAGATAATGACCCGACACAAACAAACCGAAGAATTAGAGAAATTTTAAGTCTGTTTGAAAAGTCCTCTTACGTGGGGTATACGGCAACGCCGTTTGCTAATATTTTTATTAATCCAGATGCTTATGGTGATGAGAAGCTACGCGAAGAACTCTTTCCCAGAGACTTTATTTATTGCCTTGATGCCCCTACAACATATTTTGGCCCTGATAGGGTTTTCCTAGACGATGATAGTTCTACTCGGATTCTGGAACCGATTAAAGACGCAGAAAATTATATTCCTTTTGTTCATAGAAAAGATTTTGATGTATTAGACTTACCACCTTCGCTCTACAAAGCTATTAGACAATTTGTTGTAGTCAAAACGATTAGAAATCTAAGAGGACAACAGCAAAAACATTGCTCAATGCTTGTAAATGTTTCACGGTTTGTAGACGTTCAAGCATTAGTACGCACTCACATCAACGTGTATCTCAAAAAATTGAAGGAAGCAATCAAGGCAAACTATCTGATGCCTGATGCTGTATCCCAGAAAAATGAGAATATGGCTCAGTTAAAGAAGGTTTTTGAATCTGATTTTGTGGATGTTGGTGTTTCTTGGGAAGAACTAAAACCTGCTTTATGTGACTCTGCTGACTCGATAAGAACTTTTGTTGTAAATAGTAAGTCTGATGAGCCTCTTGATTATAAAAAATATGAAAGAGATGGTCATGGTTTGACAGCTATAGCTGTAGGTGGATTAAGTCTTTCTCGTGGGCTTACTATCGAAGGTTTATGTATTAGTTACATGTACAGAAATACTAAAATGTATGACACGCTCATGCAGATGGGCCGTTGGTTCGGTTATCGTTCTGGCTATGATGATTTGTGTAGGGTTCATTTACCTCAGGACTCCATAGACTGGTATTCCCATATTGCTATTTCTTCAGAAGATCTGCGAGATCAAGTCATACAGATGAGACTTGATGGATTGAGCCCTAAAGATTTTGGTTTATATGTGATGTCACATCCTGATACTTTGCTGGTTACCGCTGCAAATAAGATGAGATCTGCGGAAAATATCACTGTTCGGCAGAGCTACAGTGAGAAGGCTGTCGAGAGTGATATCCTTCCAAATGAAATATCAAAAAATAATTTTAATCGAGATTTAATCGTTAGATATTGGAAAGATGACTTTGGTGTAAAAGATAGAGGTTTTTTACCTTCAGAGGAAGGTAAAGGCTGGTATTTAAGTAGTGCTGATACAAGATCCATTATCAAATTTCTGAATGAGTTTAAATGCGTTTCTAAAATGTCGGACAAGAAAAACTTTGCTCTAAAGTATTTAAATTCAATTGTAACCAGATTTCCATATTCTGATGTTGTCTTAATATCAGAAAAGGAAAGTACGACAGAACACGATTATTCTTTGAGTCCAAATCGACGGAAAGCTACTTATTCAGAAAAAGATAATACTTGGAGTGTTAACCAAGGAAGAGTTGGTGGTCGACATGAACATTATGGTTTGTCTGAACCACAAAAAGATAATGCTATGAAAAAAGCCGTCACCGATGCCAAAGAAAAAGGGAAGGAAATTAAAAAACCAGCTGACAGGTACTACAGGGTGGAGAGAAATAAGCCACTACTAATGATTTACAACTTGAATCTGGTTGATGGTGAAAAATCGAATTTTCCAGTTCCTGCCTTCGTTTTAAGCTTTCCTAAGGTAGATTATTTCCACACAGTTTCTGTAGTAGCAAATAGAGTGTATTTGGGAAAATCGATTGGGGTGGATTTAGATACTTTGATTCGAGATGAGGCTGCAGATGACGAGGAATAG
- a CDS encoding ATP-binding protein — protein MAKELMLPPSASSLSESMRDLGYSLATAVADIIDNSITAGATEVDVYCDLNCKIPILAILDNGKGMTEDELLLAMKHGSSNPKQARDPNDLGRFGLGMKTASFSQCRNLTVVSSIKSKMCGAEWDLDHVSERDDWYLSILDDNDIQKISYLDQLGETGTAVVWTKLDRLFEDQYGSKRDEIVFEKLDLVDRHLSLVFHRFLAGEVKHHPRFAIRINGHVVKAFDPFCRKIKATQVLPEEIVRINGMEVMIQPYILPHHSKLTATEYDFYEDRSSFISNQGAYIYRNSRLMAWGDWFRLVPKGESTKLARIQIDFPNALDESWTIDIKKSRARPPNEVRERLRQIISKVTDTSTRIHRGRGQKLFQDSLEPIWERYADKERVRFELNLSHPLLQSLKNGLSDWQSSILNSYLEAVSAAIPVEMIYSDYSSAPRSVDQFSIEKNNVLQKLEELRRSLFGSGEVNVDTFRSVVDSVRMFDAHKELVEQYYEGIKNGE, from the coding sequence ATGGCAAAAGAACTCATGTTGCCACCAAGTGCTTCGTCATTGTCTGAGTCTATGAGAGACCTCGGATATTCTTTGGCGACAGCTGTTGCCGACATAATAGATAACAGTATTACTGCTGGAGCAACAGAAGTAGATGTCTACTGTGATTTGAATTGTAAAATACCAATATTGGCTATCCTAGACAACGGCAAAGGTATGACTGAGGATGAGCTTCTTCTCGCAATGAAACATGGCTCATCTAACCCCAAACAAGCCAGAGACCCTAATGATTTAGGTCGATTTGGTTTGGGTATGAAGACAGCATCTTTTTCTCAGTGCAGAAATTTAACAGTCGTAAGCTCTATAAAATCAAAAATGTGTGGGGCTGAGTGGGATCTGGATCATGTCAGTGAGAGGGATGATTGGTACCTATCGATTTTGGATGACAACGATATTCAAAAAATATCGTATTTGGATCAGTTAGGAGAAACTGGAACGGCAGTTGTTTGGACGAAGTTAGATCGGCTATTTGAAGACCAGTATGGTAGTAAACGAGATGAAATAGTTTTTGAAAAACTGGATCTTGTCGATCGTCATTTATCTTTGGTTTTCCATAGATTTCTTGCAGGTGAAGTTAAGCATCATCCAAGGTTCGCAATTCGAATAAATGGACATGTTGTAAAAGCATTCGATCCGTTCTGTCGAAAAATTAAAGCGACACAGGTACTTCCAGAAGAAATAGTCAGAATTAATGGTATGGAAGTAATGATACAGCCATACATATTACCGCATCATAGTAAGCTCACGGCTACAGAATATGACTTCTACGAAGACCGTAGCAGTTTTATCTCAAATCAAGGAGCATATATCTACCGGAATAGCAGGCTTATGGCTTGGGGAGACTGGTTCAGATTAGTTCCAAAAGGTGAATCTACCAAGCTTGCCAGAATTCAGATCGATTTTCCAAATGCTCTTGATGAAAGTTGGACAATTGATATCAAAAAATCAAGAGCGAGACCACCAAATGAAGTAAGGGAAAGACTTAGGCAGATCATATCTAAAGTTACAGACACTAGTACTAGAATTCATCGAGGCAGAGGGCAAAAGCTTTTTCAGGATTCTCTCGAACCTATTTGGGAGCGGTATGCTGATAAGGAACGAGTTCGATTTGAGTTGAATTTATCTCATCCTCTTTTACAGAGTCTAAAGAATGGTTTGTCGGACTGGCAGTCCTCGATCTTGAATTCATATCTGGAAGCTGTTTCAGCAGCAATTCCAGTGGAGATGATCTACTCGGATTACTCTTCGGCACCTAGAAGCGTTGATCAGTTCTCAATAGAAAAAAACAATGTTTTGCAAAAGCTTGAAGAACTTAGAAGGTCTTTATTTGGTTCTGGTGAGGTGAATGTCGATACTTTTCGGAGCGTAGTTGACTCTGTACGTATGTTTGATGCTCACAAAGAACTAGTAGAACAATATTATGAAGGGATAAAAAATGGGGAATGA
- a CDS encoding DNA cytosine methyltransferase — protein MKSGEILVIDLFAGPGGLGEGVSSVETSDGVYPFKIGISVEREASAHRTLTTRAFFRKIRHKQNAMTDYYDYVKGLITRDQLLTKHPTESAEAVQETLDGPTELGKDNDLIHKRIKELVSAHDGPKVVIGGPPCQAYSLAGRSRNAGIKDYVAEKDKRHFLYKEYLQVLSIAQPDVFVMENVKGILSAKINGQIMFPSILDDLRHPGKVALDGDNTGKSYRIYSLVTEAKNPENPQYPNTSDFLIRSERFGIPQARHRVILLGVREDIKAIPGTLTEKDNAELNVKNILDDLPELRSGFSKRTDAVSDWEKTVSDNAQLLEKILQEEGYSAEQIDELDLKPYSGLPRKSNKHADIRLCRIQEPLKTWLIDPDLGTVLNHETRGHIEADLLRYAFCAAYSSLNEGISPKSKDFPAALAPEHANWKTGKHADRFRVQSANRYSTTVTSHISKDGHYFIHYDPKQCRSLTVREAARLQTFPDNYFFEGNRTQQYVQVGNAVPPYLARQIGKIVLNLLEDRHN, from the coding sequence ATGAAATCGGGTGAAATTTTAGTCATAGATCTATTTGCTGGTCCGGGTGGACTCGGTGAAGGCGTGTCTTCAGTTGAAACTTCCGATGGTGTTTATCCTTTTAAAATTGGTATATCAGTTGAAAGAGAAGCCAGCGCTCACCGGACGTTAACTACTCGAGCATTTTTCCGCAAGATCAGACATAAACAAAATGCTATGACTGATTATTACGATTACGTAAAAGGTCTGATTACCAGAGATCAATTATTAACGAAGCATCCGACAGAATCTGCAGAAGCAGTCCAGGAAACACTTGATGGTCCAACTGAACTGGGCAAAGACAATGACCTAATTCACAAGAGAATTAAAGAATTAGTTTCTGCTCATGATGGTCCCAAAGTTGTTATTGGTGGTCCTCCATGCCAGGCATATTCATTAGCCGGTCGTTCACGTAATGCCGGTATAAAAGATTATGTTGCTGAAAAAGATAAGCGTCATTTTTTATACAAAGAATATTTACAGGTACTTTCAATAGCACAGCCAGATGTATTTGTTATGGAAAATGTAAAAGGTATATTATCAGCCAAAATTAACGGTCAAATAATGTTCCCTTCCATACTGGATGATTTACGTCATCCAGGCAAAGTTGCCCTAGATGGAGACAATACCGGAAAAAGCTACAGAATTTATTCGCTTGTTACTGAAGCAAAAAATCCTGAGAATCCACAGTATCCAAATACTTCAGACTTTCTGATTCGCTCTGAAAGATTTGGTATTCCACAAGCTCGTCACAGGGTGATTCTTCTTGGTGTTCGTGAAGATATAAAAGCAATACCAGGAACTTTAACAGAAAAAGACAATGCTGAATTAAACGTTAAAAACATATTAGATGATCTTCCTGAACTTAGAAGCGGATTTTCTAAAAGAACAGACGCTGTTTCGGATTGGGAAAAAACAGTATCTGATAATGCACAACTTTTAGAAAAAATTCTCCAAGAAGAAGGATATAGTGCAGAACAGATAGATGAACTGGACTTGAAACCATATTCAGGACTGCCTCGCAAAAGCAATAAACATGCTGATATCAGATTATGCCGAATTCAAGAACCATTAAAAACATGGCTAATTGATCCTGATTTAGGAACAGTACTTAATCACGAAACCCGTGGACATATTGAAGCAGATTTACTGCGTTATGCATTTTGCGCTGCATATTCTTCACTAAATGAGGGAATATCACCAAAATCGAAAGACTTTCCTGCAGCATTAGCTCCAGAACATGCAAACTGGAAGACAGGAAAACATGCAGATCGTTTTCGAGTCCAGTCGGCTAACCGTTATTCCACAACAGTAACCAGCCATATATCTAAAGACGGTCATTATTTTATCCACTATGACCCAAAACAATGTCGAAGCCTGACTGTTCGTGAGGCTGCAAGATTACAAACATTTCCGGACAATTACTTTTTTGAAGGAAACCGAACTCAACAATATGTCCAAGTGGGAAATGCCGTACCACCTTATTTAGCTCGACAGATCGGTAAAATTGTATTGAATTTGCTCGAAGATAGACATAATTAA
- the tnpC gene encoding IS66 family transposase — protein sequence MKKTTPDINPDSQNIAELQAMVKALMSEQAAWQQKESQWQQERQSLIEQFKLALDRQFAKRSEALKPYNEAQGDFFNEVECEAENVEEEVVTTTTTTKRRGKRKSLPKDLPRETVVLDLDEHDKNCPCCQHSLHQIGEDRSEKLEFTPAVLKVIEYVRPKYACRHCEQHSETNPVHQQPAPESIIPKSFATESLLANIILGKYQYALPLYRQETLFTQSGIDLSRTTMARWVIQVSEKFQPLYQALKTHLLEQVVVHADETPLNVLQEEKRSYMWLYCSGADSPQAGLPDMKNIVLYDYQNSRARACPMDFLGDYSGYLQTDGYAAYDGLTQVTNVGCFAHARRKFMEAKKIQGKGKTGKVDIALAKIQKLYALEARLKQSSAEERWSERQTHAKPILDDLYQWLTTQKVFESSPLGKAIKYTLGQWPKLVRYVDDGHLSIDNNRAERAIKSMVIGRKNWLFANTSKGADASALLYSIIETAKANGLILYDYMVKCMKELAKAEPDIDSLLPWNFSH from the coding sequence ATGAAAAAGACGACCCCCGACATCAATCCAGACAGCCAAAACATCGCGGAACTTCAAGCGATGGTGAAGGCGTTGATGTCTGAGCAAGCCGCTTGGCAGCAAAAAGAATCGCAGTGGCAACAAGAGCGCCAATCCTTAATTGAGCAGTTCAAACTGGCACTTGACCGTCAGTTCGCCAAACGCTCTGAAGCGTTAAAACCGTATAACGAAGCTCAGGGCGACTTCTTTAATGAAGTGGAATGCGAAGCGGAGAACGTCGAGGAAGAAGTGGTGACCACGACGACCACAACAAAGCGCCGTGGTAAACGCAAGTCATTACCGAAAGACTTACCTCGCGAAACCGTGGTGCTTGACCTGGATGAGCACGATAAAAATTGTCCTTGCTGCCAGCATTCTCTGCATCAAATCGGGGAAGACCGTAGCGAGAAACTGGAGTTCACGCCTGCAGTCCTCAAAGTTATCGAATACGTTCGTCCTAAATACGCGTGCCGTCATTGTGAGCAACACAGTGAGACTAACCCAGTTCACCAACAGCCAGCACCCGAGAGCATTATCCCGAAAAGCTTCGCCACAGAAAGCTTGCTGGCCAATATCATCTTGGGTAAATACCAGTACGCATTGCCGCTTTATCGACAAGAAACCTTGTTCACGCAATCGGGTATCGATTTATCAAGAACCACTATGGCTCGCTGGGTTATCCAAGTCAGTGAGAAGTTCCAACCCTTGTACCAAGCCTTAAAAACGCACTTACTTGAGCAAGTGGTGGTTCATGCCGATGAAACCCCGTTGAATGTTCTTCAAGAAGAGAAGCGCAGTTACATGTGGCTTTACTGCTCAGGAGCTGACTCTCCGCAAGCTGGTTTACCGGATATGAAAAACATCGTCTTGTACGACTATCAAAACAGTCGCGCGAGAGCGTGCCCAATGGACTTCTTGGGAGATTACTCGGGTTACCTGCAAACTGATGGTTATGCGGCGTACGATGGTCTCACTCAAGTGACGAATGTTGGTTGCTTCGCTCATGCTCGCCGTAAGTTCATGGAGGCAAAAAAGATTCAGGGAAAAGGCAAGACTGGGAAAGTGGATATCGCGCTAGCAAAAATCCAAAAACTCTATGCGCTTGAAGCTCGCTTAAAACAGTCGTCAGCTGAAGAGCGTTGGTCAGAAAGACAAACACACGCCAAACCAATATTGGACGACCTGTATCAATGGCTCACGACACAGAAAGTGTTCGAATCCAGCCCACTGGGTAAAGCGATTAAATACACCTTGGGTCAATGGCCAAAGTTGGTGCGTTATGTGGATGATGGGCACTTATCCATCGACAACAATCGAGCAGAACGTGCGATAAAATCAATGGTCATTGGCCGAAAAAATTGGCTCTTCGCCAACACATCAAAAGGTGCTGATGCTAGCGCATTACTCTATAGCATCATCGAGACGGCTAAAGCCAATGGGCTCATTCTCTACGATTACATGGTCAAGTGCATGAAAGAGCTGGCGAAAGCAGAGCCCGACATTGACTCACTTCTTCCGTGGAACTTCTCACATTAA
- the tnpB gene encoding IS66 family insertion sequence element accessory protein TnpB (TnpB, as the term is used for proteins encoded by IS66 family insertion elements, is considered an accessory protein, since TnpC, encoded by a neighboring gene, is a DDE family transposase.) yields MKRMMTAPVVYLYREFVDFRKSINGLALLIESETDLELGSGALFLFTNKQRDKIKVLYWDQTGYALWYKRLEKAKFKWPTQEKNTVFTLTQFDLDRLLSGFTIIGHKPVKIDSFTMG; encoded by the coding sequence ATGAAACGCATGATGACCGCGCCAGTGGTGTATTTATACCGTGAGTTTGTCGATTTCAGAAAATCTATCAATGGTCTGGCGCTGTTGATTGAATCTGAAACCGACCTCGAATTGGGCTCAGGGGCTTTGTTCCTCTTCACCAATAAACAACGCGATAAAATCAAAGTTCTGTATTGGGACCAAACGGGTTATGCGCTCTGGTATAAACGCCTCGAAAAAGCCAAGTTTAAGTGGCCAACACAAGAGAAAAACACGGTGTTTACCTTAACGCAATTTGACCTCGACAGGCTGCTTTCTGGCTTCACAATAATCGGCCATAAACCGGTAAAAATCGACAGTTTTACAATGGGTTAA